The sequence ATTTAAGAGAAGTTCTTCCACttttgtttaattttgtAATCAAGAAGCGAAATACTGCGTAACACACGTTAACCAATATATTatagtatatatacattCTATTTAAGGGATGGACGTAGCTTTTGTGTAACTAATTCGTTATTCCAAatgtgttttttttatttgccATAAATACTCTaagtaaaagaaagcatgttttgaataaaaaaatatcgaGGAGGAAGTCGAAATAAGCAAGCGTAAATATTACAATCATTCTGAAGAAGCAGCATTTTCTTGACCCTCAGCAtcttctattttcttcccATTCTTTAATAAATTAATGTCCTTTTGAACTAAACTCAAAGTAGTACCCTTGGAACCGTCGTCCCTTTCGAAGACATAGTTAGCAGCGTCAGCTTCAACATATACCAAAGCGCTGGATAAATTATGCAAAGGAAATGTTAGTAAATTGCAATGTGTTATTGTAAAGTAAGtaaaattgataaatataTGACATACCCTTTTCTAACATATTCcgtcaaaaaattgatttgaGGTTCATTGAACACAGTGATGTTGTACCAATTGGTTTGGCCGTCCCTTCTTGGTTGCGAAGCGATActatatttcaaataacGATTGTTGTTAGCGGAAGTATGTTCAGTGAATTCGGAGCCAATGCGGCCGACGATGGACATTTTGGAGAAGTCCATCTTCTTGGTAGTAGCATGTAAGAAACGAGCTTGAGTACGTAAAAACATTACAATGGGTTATGAGTTTGCTTGTTTTGTATTTGTCAAGGACACACAGTTAAGCGAATAGTCTGTTATCAAATAAGCAGTATTTGTCTTTCACCACCTCTGTGTtagcttttatttttttttccgttCGGGCACAAACGCCTTTCAGGCACTCCGCAAATAATAACTATTAAATGGAGTAAatgaaaagtttgaaaagTCTGAAAAATCTGAATAGTGgaaatagaaaaggagCAAAATACAGAATCTTTGCAGAACATTATAGTACATAAGTGTAGTTCTATGTAATTTTAAAACAGAGGGTTTCTAAAGGAAAGTATGAACCAGCGGCGCTACTTCCATATACTATGGATCGGCAAACGAAAGAACGATTTATATTGAAATAGAAGCTTACCAGAAATATCAAGCGAGGCCATGGTAATTACCAGTCGTCAAGGTTCTTTTTGTGTTTACATCGGACCAGTCACCGCCAAATGGATTGTTTTCGTCCAGTTCCTGGCAGGTCAACGAAATTCCACTGCCAGCTCCGCTATGAGGTAGTGCCGCGTTATCTGTCTCACTGATAGTGAATTTGGTAATCACGCCTTTAGCGGATTCATGTGCTAGACCGTCTGTAATGAATCTGGCGATTAACCTTTGACCTTCACCATTTCTTGTCAAAACAACCGGTTCTTTGAATCTCCACGttattctctttttttctttactgaAGGAGCCCTGGGGTTTTGATAAAGCGCTTGTTGCATTAGCACCATCGATATTTACGAAGACGACAAGGTCTTCTATCACGATTTGCGATATTTCCACGGGTAAGCTTGGCGACATCTTGACAGTCAATACAACACTTGCCTGGTGAGGTTCAAATCTCCAGACTGGATGAATAACAATGGGTGCGATCGGCTCCTTTATAGAATATTTAATAGCGCCTAAGGTTCTAGAATCGATGAACGATGGGTTAACTTTAAATTCTTCTGGGGCCACACGCTCGATGAAGGCTTGGTTCAGGATAACTTTTTCGAACTTAGCGCCATTAGtgattttcaaattaaTACCAATAGGTAAAGGTGAATTCATGACAGAATTAGGTAAATAGTTGAGGGCAATTTCTCCAATCAGTTGGGAAGTCTGTAACATAccatctttgaaagaagcATTAAGTACTTCTGCGATACTAGCATTCAATCCGAATTGAGAAGTTTCTAAAGAAGAGTGCTGAAATAACGATTGGCCTACTAAAGACGTCGAAGACCCTGTGGCTTGAGGATTTAACTCCCTTAGCTCGCCAGTAATTTGGGAAGAGAGCGTCGAAGCTGGACGTTCTTGAGGTATAGAGgacaatgaagaagaagtaggAGTAGGGTCCGAGCCATGATTAGGCAGTGATTCATAGAGCTGGGAATCCCTGTTATGaatgaaattttgctttctcGAGGGTGGTAAAGCAGGTGCGCGGATATGCAAGGGTCTTGAATCCATTTGAGTCGGAGGTTGATTATCAACGGTAGCAGTAGAAACTAAATTATTGGGGAAGGTAGGTTCAACTGGTAACggttttgtttttgattGTGGCTGGAGCGGAGGTTGAGAAATTGATATCGGTACCGTCTTAGGTAACTCACTTGAGTCTGGTTCTTTCGCAGTTGGAGGAGAGCTTTGTTGTGGGGTTGAAGTAGGCATTGCAGCAGGCGTAAAAGTTGGTGCAGGCACTGTATCAGCAGTAACAGGTGCACCTACGCTTTTAGGAGTGGCATGGGGAGGAAGAGGGGGAGTGTCACTAGCTTCAGCCGGGGTCCAattgtttgattttaat comes from Saccharomyces paradoxus chromosome III, complete sequence and encodes:
- the SYP1 gene encoding Syp1p (Negative regulator of WASP-Arp23 complex~similar to YCR030C); this translates as MPEQRTKYADSILTTKSPYEATETIRIRLSQVKLLNKDFYLLFKELANLKRNYAQQLRKIIAENEDITKILNAQMIESNVLTPQEMSAFRFNSLGELRSVWDTVIEELQSDLKSSTEYYNTLDQQVVRELKESVENNTSWKESKDLHSKLSKNAASIEHYSKNNENSSHLDEARRQWDQQSPYLFELFETIDYNRLDTLKNCMLRFQTSFSDYLLNTTKECETVMTKFLAFEPQSEIDRFAKDASQYNFQLSSSSKEVVPNSVPPASATSARPISASDGAPNREKEKKSPQKDKRKSTFGSIGHRLASASSTLTHGDLMNNEFSDSTNNSSLKSKKSSHTLRSKVGSIFGRNKTKNKRQQQSSSNSHIQESITETQNNSSTRVSSTATSSIYQKQRRPTYSSLKSNNWTPAEASDTPPLPPHATPKSVGAPVTADTVPAPTFTPAAMPTSTPQQSSPPTAKEPDSSELPKTVPISISQPPLQPQSKTKPLPVEPTFPNNLVSTATVDNQPPTQMDSRPLHIRAPALPPSRKQNFIHNRDSQLYESLPNHGSDPTPTSSSLSSIPQERPASTLSSQITGELRELNPQATGSSTSLVGQSLFQHSSLETSQFGLNASIAEVLNASFKDGMLQTSQLIGEIALNYLPNSVMNSPLPIGINLKITNGAKFEKVILNQAFIERVAPEEFKVNPSFIDSRTLGAIKYSIKEPIAPIVIHPVWRFEPHQASVVLTVKMSPSLPVEISQIVIEDLVVFVNIDGANATSALSKPQGSFSKEKKRITWRFKEPVVLTRNGEGQRLIARFITDGLAHESAKGVITKFTISETDNAALPHSGAGSGISLTCQELDENNPFGGDWSDVNTKRTLTTGNYHGLA
- the RIM1 gene encoding Rim1p (Plasma membrane H+-pantothenate symporter~similar to YCR028C); translation: MFLRTQARFLHATTKKMDFSKMSIVGRIGSEFTEHTSANNNRYLKYSIASQPRRDGQTNWYNITVFNEPQINFLTEYVRKGALVYVEADAANYVFERDDGSKGTTLSLVQKDINLLKNGKKIEDAEGQENAASSE